In a genomic window of Sporosarcina trichiuri:
- a CDS encoding DUF871 domain-containing protein: protein MIGCSVYLGTEPFHIHEERLRAMQAAGFRSIFTSLHVPENDASAYKEEVRQLGALARGLGMELMVDVSPTALGNLGLSFEQADQLTEWGISGLRLDYGIAPETIAALSQTMRVAVNASTVTHDEIAAMKAAGLNLEAAEAWHNFYPRPETALGKEEFTQRNDWLHKEGLTVMAFAPGDGALRGPLFETLPTLEKHRRSSPFAACLELLRDTGTDKVLIGDPSLSGASLAQFAAYGEGIIPLRADKAAEADGEALNRAETVHTNRPDSARDVIRSTESRHAAMASGLNVPVRNCTDRSTGSITVDNERYMRYQGELQVTKRDLQQDERVNVLGRVVEEDLPLLKYIGGSQKFRIIWQ, encoded by the coding sequence ATGATCGGATGTTCAGTCTATCTTGGTACAGAACCATTTCACATACACGAAGAGCGGCTCCGCGCGATGCAGGCAGCGGGATTCCGCTCGATTTTCACATCGCTTCATGTACCGGAGAACGACGCATCGGCCTATAAGGAGGAAGTCCGGCAGCTCGGTGCGCTCGCGCGTGGACTCGGCATGGAACTGATGGTGGATGTCAGCCCGACCGCTCTCGGAAATCTCGGTCTGTCGTTCGAACAGGCGGACCAGCTGACGGAATGGGGCATCAGCGGACTCCGGCTCGATTACGGGATCGCGCCTGAAACGATTGCAGCACTTTCGCAGACGATGCGCGTTGCGGTGAATGCCAGCACCGTCACACATGATGAAATTGCGGCCATGAAGGCAGCTGGTCTGAACCTGGAGGCAGCGGAGGCATGGCATAATTTTTATCCGCGTCCCGAAACGGCTCTTGGCAAAGAGGAATTCACGCAGCGCAATGACTGGCTGCACAAAGAAGGTCTGACGGTGATGGCGTTCGCCCCGGGCGACGGTGCGCTGCGGGGACCCTTGTTCGAAACATTGCCGACACTCGAAAAACACCGCAGATCGTCTCCATTTGCTGCCTGCCTGGAGCTCTTGCGGGATACAGGGACGGATAAGGTGCTGATCGGCGACCCATCACTGAGCGGGGCATCCCTTGCCCAATTTGCGGCTTATGGGGAAGGCATCATTCCGCTGCGTGCCGACAAGGCGGCAGAAGCTGACGGGGAAGCACTGAACCGTGCGGAGACCGTCCATACGAACCGCCCGGACAGCGCCCGGGATGTCATCCGCTCGACCGAATCCCGTCACGCAGCGATGGCATCCGGCCTCAACGTCCCTGTCCGTAACTGCACAGACCGATCCACAGGCTCCATCACCGTCGACAACGAGCGCTACATGCGCTATCAGGGGGAGCTGCAAGTGACGAAACGGGATCTGCAGCAGGACGAACGTGTCAATGTCCTTGGCCGTGTCGTTGAAGAGGATCTGCCGCTGCTCAAGTATATCGGCGGCAGCCAGAAGTTCCGCATCATCTGGCAATGA
- a CDS encoding PTS transporter subunit EIIC has protein sequence MRKEQQMANGILEHVGGRDNIRKIAHCMTRLRLTLKDDGKADIAALKKVDGVMGVVVDETLQVVIGPGTVNRVADEMSQITGLGIGEESEPEYDSLTFEERAAVDRERRKEKNRTPFKNFLRRIGNIFIPLIPGLVASGIINGAANFAKNAGVNPDQTWMQILLLLGTSVFTYLAVIVGWNTAKEFGGTPVLGAIAGMFLFNPFLAEITIYGEPLVVGRGGLFGVIFAAWLMTFVEKNVRKIMPAAVDIIFTPLITVLVVGFFSLYAVVPVAGLLADGITKGLTSVLDVGGVVAGAVLAGFFLPLVMVGLHHGLTPIHLELINTYGNTALLTILAMAGAGQVGAAMAIFVKTKNRRLRNIIKGALPVGFLGIGEPLLYGVTLPLGRPFITACMGAALGGAFQAVMHTAATGIGVSGISLIPLIDDGKYLFYFLGLLIAYGGGFLFTYLFGFKEEMARDI, from the coding sequence ATGAGAAAAGAACAGCAAATGGCCAATGGAATTCTGGAGCATGTCGGCGGAAGGGATAACATCCGCAAGATCGCCCATTGTATGACACGGCTGCGGCTGACACTGAAAGACGACGGCAAAGCCGACATCGCAGCACTGAAGAAAGTCGACGGCGTCATGGGGGTGGTCGTCGATGAAACATTGCAGGTCGTCATCGGACCGGGCACAGTCAACCGGGTGGCCGACGAAATGAGCCAGATCACGGGGCTCGGCATCGGAGAAGAATCCGAGCCGGAATACGACAGCCTGACATTCGAAGAGCGCGCGGCGGTCGACCGCGAACGCCGAAAAGAGAAGAACCGGACCCCGTTCAAGAACTTCCTGCGGCGGATCGGTAACATCTTCATCCCGCTGATCCCGGGACTGGTTGCATCAGGGATCATCAACGGGGCCGCGAACTTCGCGAAGAACGCAGGCGTCAACCCTGACCAGACATGGATGCAGATCCTTCTGCTTCTCGGTACGTCCGTCTTCACATACTTGGCAGTCATCGTCGGCTGGAACACGGCGAAGGAGTTCGGCGGAACGCCCGTACTCGGGGCGATTGCCGGGATGTTCCTCTTCAACCCGTTCCTTGCTGAAATCACGATTTACGGTGAACCGCTTGTCGTCGGGCGCGGCGGACTGTTCGGCGTCATCTTTGCCGCATGGCTCATGACATTCGTTGAGAAGAATGTCCGGAAAATCATGCCGGCAGCCGTCGATATCATCTTTACACCGCTGATTACGGTTCTTGTGGTCGGATTCTTCTCGCTGTATGCAGTCGTGCCGGTCGCCGGCCTGCTCGCAGACGGGATCACAAAAGGCCTGACGTCTGTATTGGATGTCGGCGGAGTCGTGGCCGGTGCTGTACTTGCAGGATTCTTCCTGCCGCTCGTCATGGTCGGCCTGCACCATGGTCTGACGCCGATCCACTTGGAGCTTATTAACACCTACGGCAACACAGCATTGCTGACGATCCTTGCAATGGCAGGTGCCGGTCAGGTCGGTGCCGCGATGGCGATTTTCGTGAAAACGAAAAACCGCCGTCTCCGCAACATCATCAAAGGTGCGTTGCCGGTCGGATTCCTCGGAATCGGGGAGCCGCTGCTGTACGGGGTCACCCTGCCGCTCGGCCGTCCGTTCATTACGGCCTGTATGGGAGCCGCGCTCGGCGGTGCATTCCAGGCGGTCATGCACACAGCGGCGACAGGTATCGGGGTCTCTGGTATCTCACTCATTCCGCTAATTGACGACGGCAAGTACCTGTTCTACTTCCTTGGATTGCTGATCGCATATGGCGGCGGATTCCTGTTCACGTACTTGTTCGGCTTCAAAGAGGAAATGGCACGCGATATTTAA
- the murQ gene encoding N-acetylmuramic acid 6-phosphate etherase, translating to MLEKLGTEKRNPLTMQLDEMSVADVLQAMNREDASVTQIIHNKIDVITKTVEAVTDSFQKGGRLIYIGAGTSGRLGILDAVECVPTFGVSPDMVVGLIAGGLKAFTKAVEGAEDDPELGVQDLKEIGLNGNDTVIGIAASGRTPYVIGALQYARKTAAHTISISNNEDAEISRYADIAIELPTGAEVLTGSTRLKAGSAQKMVLNMISTAAMIGIGKAYENLMIDVQATNEKLQVRSIRIIMEATGADEETAAQAYEASGHHVKTAVIMILLDCTKEEAAERIEAAGGFVRKAAARS from the coding sequence ATGCTTGAGAAACTCGGCACGGAAAAACGGAATCCACTGACGATGCAGCTGGATGAAATGTCCGTGGCTGACGTGCTGCAGGCGATGAACCGGGAGGACGCCTCCGTCACACAGATCATACATAACAAAATCGATGTTATCACGAAAACTGTCGAGGCTGTCACGGATTCCTTCCAGAAAGGCGGACGGCTCATCTATATCGGTGCAGGAACGAGCGGCCGGCTCGGCATTTTGGACGCTGTCGAGTGCGTCCCGACATTCGGGGTTTCACCGGATATGGTGGTCGGTTTGATCGCCGGGGGATTGAAAGCGTTTACGAAAGCGGTCGAAGGAGCCGAAGACGATCCGGAACTTGGCGTCCAGGACCTGAAGGAGATCGGGCTGAACGGCAATGATACCGTCATCGGCATCGCGGCAAGCGGCCGGACGCCGTATGTTATCGGCGCTCTCCAGTATGCGCGCAAGACAGCTGCTCATACAATCAGCATCAGCAATAACGAGGACGCGGAGATCAGCCGCTATGCAGACATCGCGATCGAACTGCCGACCGGTGCGGAAGTGCTGACCGGGTCCACACGACTGAAAGCGGGCAGTGCCCAAAAAATGGTGCTCAACATGATCTCGACAGCCGCGATGATCGGCATCGGGAAGGCGTACGAGAACCTGATGATCGATGTGCAGGCGACCAATGAAAAACTTCAGGTCCGTTCCATACGGATCATCATGGAAGCGACCGGGGCAGATGAAGAAACTGCCGCACAGGCTTACGAGGCTTCCGGTCACCATGTGAAGACAGCGGTCATCATGATCCTGCTCGACTGCACGAAAGAGGAAGCGGCTGAACGTATTGAAGCTGCCGGCGGATTTGTGAGAAAGGCGGCAGCCCGGTCATAA
- a CDS encoding MurR/RpiR family transcriptional regulator: MLGQIRRQLSRFSKTERKIAEYVLNHAELIPTMTTKELAAKADVSEASVVRFTKSVGISSFKAFKILLAQELVNTEEYITDFSITQKKDSPYELFQKVVHVNRGAIDLLLASIEKKELERAVNTLQKARRILFYGVGGSAVAAMDAQFKFAKLGYQVEYHADFHYMLSIIPFLSENDVFVAISMSGETKDVVELARFAKQQKAVLIAITNLNKSPLCKESDIQLATPNVEKDFRVGSITSRMTQLTVIDALYISLVNQMGESILDQYQNAREQAVKLRR; encoded by the coding sequence ATGCTTGGACAAATCAGAAGGCAGCTGAGCCGGTTTTCAAAAACGGAGCGAAAAATCGCCGAGTATGTGCTGAACCACGCAGAACTCATCCCGACGATGACGACGAAGGAACTGGCCGCGAAAGCGGATGTCAGTGAGGCATCAGTCGTCCGGTTCACGAAATCCGTCGGCATCAGCAGTTTCAAAGCGTTCAAGATCCTGCTTGCCCAGGAACTCGTCAACACGGAAGAATACATCACGGACTTTTCCATCACCCAGAAAAAAGACTCGCCGTACGAACTGTTCCAGAAAGTCGTCCACGTCAACCGGGGGGCGATCGACCTGCTGCTTGCGTCCATCGAGAAGAAGGAGCTGGAACGCGCTGTCAACACACTGCAGAAAGCACGCAGGATCCTGTTTTATGGCGTCGGCGGTTCGGCTGTCGCTGCAATGGATGCACAATTCAAGTTCGCGAAACTGGGCTATCAGGTCGAATATCATGCAGACTTCCATTATATGCTGTCCATCATTCCGTTCCTGAGTGAAAATGATGTATTCGTCGCCATCAGCATGTCCGGTGAGACGAAAGATGTCGTCGAACTGGCACGGTTCGCAAAACAGCAGAAAGCAGTTTTGATCGCCATCACGAATCTCAATAAGTCGCCGCTGTGCAAGGAATCCGATATCCAGCTCGCGACGCCGAATGTCGAGAAGGATTTCCGTGTCGGCAGCATCACTTCCCGTATGACACAACTGACAGTCATCGATGCGCTCTACATCAGTCTCGTCAACCAGATGGGCGAGTCGATTCTCGATCAGTACCAGAATGCCAGGGAACAAGCGGTGAAGTTGAGAAGATAA
- a CDS encoding excalibur calcium-binding domain-containing protein, with protein MKRTIAFISAAVLALGVALVPVQPADAAPAKFQNCKMLNKTYKGGVARDAKVRNKGGKTRYAPTVNAALYNANSKMDRDKDGIACER; from the coding sequence ATGAAACGTACAATCGCCTTTATTTCCGCCGCTGTCCTGGCCCTTGGTGTCGCGCTGGTTCCTGTTCAGCCTGCCGACGCAGCCCCCGCCAAATTCCAGAACTGCAAAATGCTGAACAAGACGTACAAAGGCGGCGTGGCGAGGGATGCCAAAGTCCGCAACAAAGGCGGCAAGACGAGATATGCACCGACTGTCAATGCAGCCCTTTATAACGCCAATAGCAAGATGGACCGTGACAAAGACGGCATCGCGTGCGAACGCTGA
- a CDS encoding DUF1648 domain-containing protein, protein MQKNPIAVETEKTVLDRMCDAVGLVLFAGSIIYSIVMWPQLPENVPIHFNGAGEADGYGSKWILMLMPLLGIGLFALLGFLERHPEWHNYLKPVTEENAERLYTASRTLLNRIKNLTLVLFAQIQLDIVRVPLGKSAGLGIWATGTIIGLMLAVTVFGIVKQVRIK, encoded by the coding sequence ATGCAAAAGAATCCGATTGCGGTTGAAACGGAAAAAACGGTGCTGGATCGTATGTGTGATGCGGTCGGACTCGTGCTGTTCGCTGGATCGATCATCTATTCTATTGTCATGTGGCCGCAGCTGCCGGAGAATGTGCCGATCCATTTCAACGGGGCGGGCGAGGCGGACGGGTATGGATCAAAATGGATCCTGATGCTCATGCCGCTTCTCGGGATCGGCCTGTTCGCACTGCTCGGATTTCTCGAGCGACATCCGGAATGGCATAATTATCTGAAGCCTGTGACAGAGGAAAACGCAGAGCGGCTCTATACGGCGAGCCGGACGCTGCTCAACCGCATCAAGAATCTGACCCTCGTGCTGTTCGCACAAATCCAGCTCGACATAGTCCGGGTGCCGCTCGGCAAATCCGCCGGGCTCGGCATCTGGGCGACCGGCACGATCATCGGTCTGATGCTGGCAGTGACAGTTTTCGGTATAGTGAAGCAGGTGCGCATAAAGTGA
- a CDS encoding response regulator transcription factor, translated as MIRLVIAEDQSILRGALGTLLGFEEDFSVVGEAGDGREALHLIETLQPDICLLDIEMPQMSGLEVADSLKAKGLDCKVVMLTTFARPGYFERALAADVRGYLLKDGSVDELAGAIRKVMDGKREYASELVMGQFADTSPLTGREREVLELTAKGKTAKEIGADLFLSPGTVRNYLSDILQKVGAKNKVEALSICRKKGWLD; from the coding sequence ATGATCCGATTAGTCATAGCGGAAGACCAGAGCATATTACGCGGCGCGCTCGGCACGCTTCTCGGATTCGAGGAGGACTTCAGTGTCGTCGGGGAAGCCGGGGATGGCAGAGAAGCGCTCCATCTGATTGAAACGCTGCAGCCGGATATTTGCCTGCTCGATATCGAGATGCCGCAGATGAGCGGGCTGGAAGTCGCGGATTCATTGAAAGCAAAAGGGCTGGACTGCAAAGTTGTGATGCTGACGACATTCGCGCGGCCCGGCTATTTTGAGCGGGCGCTCGCTGCGGACGTCCGGGGCTACCTGCTGAAAGACGGCTCGGTCGATGAATTGGCCGGAGCCATCCGCAAAGTGATGGACGGTAAACGGGAGTATGCATCGGAACTCGTGATGGGACAGTTTGCGGACACGAGCCCGCTGACCGGACGGGAACGGGAAGTGCTGGAGCTCACAGCGAAAGGGAAGACGGCGAAAGAGATCGGCGCCGACCTGTTTTTGTCACCCGGGACAGTCCGCAATTATTTGTCGGACATCCTGCAGAAAGTCGGGGCGAAGAACAAAGTCGAGGCGCTTTCGATCTGCCGGAAGAAAGGATGGCTGGATTGA
- a CDS encoding sensor histidine kinase, translating to MKPIELFPKRFGLIPYVFLAYLTLPVITVLNETGWKRGAGIVCLLVFLAAYRKAYWTETDRGHLVWSAVQLAVILLLSVSYQPYNLLLAFYVSNFIGWIRDDRLFRIGITGFGAVLAVITFYFFSEYGASANLTMLPFVVVMALTPIAVRGNMLRGQLEEQLDEANERIRQLSRQEERVRIARDLHDTLGHTLSLITLKSQVIQRVKQDPERVSAEAAGIEETSRAALTQVRELVTDMRGGTIGSELAAMEELLGAAGIRLEIEQEAGLPDLPPLKQNILAMCLREAATNIVRHSGADACTVSMAQDERGIAVRIIDNGIGMDGAQWGNGLAGMRERLALIEGTMAVTDCGGMQFALHVPLPVTAEGMGTV from the coding sequence ATGAAACCGATAGAACTATTCCCGAAACGGTTCGGCTTGATTCCATATGTATTCCTTGCCTATCTGACGCTGCCTGTCATTACCGTGTTGAATGAAACAGGCTGGAAACGGGGGGCCGGCATTGTCTGCCTGCTCGTCTTTCTCGCTGCCTACCGGAAGGCGTACTGGACGGAAACCGATCGGGGCCATCTCGTCTGGTCCGCTGTACAGCTGGCAGTCATCCTGCTCTTGTCAGTCAGTTATCAGCCGTACAACCTCCTCCTTGCGTTCTATGTGTCGAACTTCATCGGCTGGATCCGGGATGACCGGCTGTTCCGTATCGGGATCACCGGATTCGGCGCAGTGCTCGCGGTCATCACGTTCTACTTCTTTTCCGAATATGGGGCGTCCGCGAACTTGACGATGCTGCCATTCGTTGTCGTGATGGCGCTGACGCCGATTGCGGTCCGCGGCAACATGCTCCGCGGGCAGCTCGAAGAACAGCTTGACGAGGCGAATGAACGCATCCGGCAGCTGAGCCGGCAGGAGGAACGCGTACGGATCGCGCGGGATCTGCATGACACGCTCGGTCACACGCTGTCGCTGATCACCTTGAAAAGCCAGGTCATCCAGCGGGTGAAACAGGATCCCGAACGGGTTTCGGCTGAAGCGGCGGGGATCGAGGAAACGTCGCGCGCGGCGCTGACGCAGGTGAGGGAGCTTGTCACCGATATGCGCGGCGGCACGATCGGCAGTGAGTTGGCCGCCATGGAGGAGCTGCTCGGGGCCGCCGGGATCCGATTGGAGATCGAACAGGAAGCCGGACTGCCGGACCTGCCGCCGCTCAAGCAGAACATCCTCGCGATGTGCCTGCGTGAAGCGGCGACCAATATCGTCCGGCACAGCGGCGCAGATGCGTGTACGGTGTCGATGGCTCAGGATGAAAGAGGAATCGCCGTACGGATCATCGATAACGGCATTGGGATGGACGGCGCGCAGTGGGGCAACGGACTGGCGGGCATGCGGGAGCGTCTGGCGCTCATCGAAGGGACGATGGCTGTGACGGACTGCGGAGGTATGCAGTTTGCCCTGCATGTACCGCTGCCAGTCACTGCAGAAGGGATGGGAACCGTATGA
- a CDS encoding ABC transporter permease, translated as MKTLWNECRLEALRVFRNRYFVFWSLLMPIFFYALYTKIMVQDVGDQAAWARHFLMSMAVFSVMGSSIITLGLRLVQERNQGWTVYLKTTPVSGPVYFIAKMAGQSAVHVFSITVIFVSGALLNGVSMSIGEWLSAAAWIALGALPFLTLGTLLGTMEKADTASGIGNLLYLALAIAGGLWMPAEQLPAIFRFITSWLPSYQYGAGAWSIAEGRAPELSGILVLIAYTGLFMILSIQRRRRQEAV; from the coding sequence GTGAAGACCTTATGGAACGAATGCCGGCTTGAAGCACTTCGCGTGTTCCGGAACCGCTACTTCGTCTTCTGGTCGCTTCTCATGCCGATCTTCTTCTATGCGCTTTATACGAAGATCATGGTTCAGGACGTCGGCGATCAGGCCGCGTGGGCCCGTCATTTCCTCATGTCGATGGCCGTTTTCAGTGTGATGGGCAGTTCGATCATCACGCTCGGTCTCCGGCTCGTCCAGGAACGGAACCAGGGATGGACGGTCTATCTCAAGACGACACCTGTCTCCGGACCTGTCTATTTCATCGCCAAAATGGCGGGGCAATCCGCTGTCCATGTCTTCAGTATCACGGTCATTTTCGTCAGCGGCGCCCTGCTGAACGGTGTGTCCATGAGTATCGGGGAATGGCTCTCTGCAGCTGCCTGGATTGCGCTGGGGGCCCTGCCCTTCCTCACGCTCGGCACCCTGCTCGGAACAATGGAAAAAGCCGACACCGCTTCAGGGATCGGCAACCTGCTGTATTTGGCGCTCGCCATCGCGGGCGGATTGTGGATGCCGGCGGAGCAGCTGCCGGCTATCTTCCGCTTCATCACCAGCTGGCTGCCATCCTATCAGTACGGTGCCGGTGCCTGGTCGATCGCGGAGGGCCGTGCGCCGGAATTGTCCGGCATTTTGGTGCTGATCGCCTATACAGGACTTTTCATGATACTATCGATACAGCGAAGACGGAGGCAGGAGGCGGTCTAG
- a CDS encoding ABC transporter ATP-binding protein yields the protein MIEFRQVGKSFKRKDAVSNVSFGIQAGEVAALLGPNGAGKSTMIRLLLGLQKADAGTITVFGRQPGTHAVREQTGVMLQEVSVPNLVSVREVLEQVRGYYADPLPLEELAELAGLEQELLGVRTEKLSGGQKRRVNFALALAGNPELLVLDEPTVGMDAPSRRRFWETVSRLAGQGVTVLFTTHYIEEAEQAATRILLVEDGELTYDVPPSELKQQLSVQQISFRHAGSLTDELLGQLTVTDVRTDGPLVTLFTPDADRLLNELLAHGVELRELTIRRGTLEDAYTALTMRKEAG from the coding sequence ATGATTGAATTCCGCCAAGTGGGAAAGTCCTTCAAACGGAAAGACGCGGTGAGCAATGTCAGTTTCGGCATCCAAGCAGGTGAAGTGGCGGCACTGCTCGGACCGAACGGGGCGGGGAAGAGCACGATGATCCGGCTGCTGCTCGGACTGCAGAAAGCTGATGCCGGCACGATAACCGTGTTCGGACGGCAGCCTGGGACACACGCCGTCCGTGAACAGACAGGCGTCATGCTGCAGGAAGTGAGCGTGCCCAATCTGGTGAGCGTCCGTGAAGTGCTCGAGCAGGTGAGGGGGTACTACGCCGATCCGCTGCCGCTTGAGGAACTGGCGGAGCTCGCGGGCCTGGAACAGGAGCTGCTCGGTGTGCGCACAGAAAAGTTATCCGGCGGTCAGAAACGGCGTGTCAATTTCGCGCTTGCCCTCGCCGGCAATCCGGAACTGCTCGTGCTGGATGAACCGACGGTCGGGATGGATGCCCCTTCCCGAAGACGGTTTTGGGAAACGGTCTCACGGCTCGCAGGGCAGGGGGTGACCGTCCTGTTCACCACACATTACATCGAGGAGGCGGAGCAGGCGGCCACCCGCATCCTGCTTGTGGAAGACGGCGAGCTCACATACGACGTGCCGCCAAGCGAACTGAAACAGCAGCTGAGCGTGCAGCAGATCAGTTTCCGCCATGCGGGCTCACTGACGGATGAACTCCTTGGACAGCTGACGGTTACGGACGTCCGGACAGACGGCCCGCTCGTCACCCTGTTCACACCGGATGCCGACCGTCTGCTGAACGAGCTGCTGGCGCACGGCGTGGAACTGCGGGAGCTCACCATCCGCCGGGGCACGCTGGAAGACGCATACACAGCATTGACCATGCGGAAGGAGGCGGGCTGA
- a CDS encoding DUF819 domain-containing protein, whose translation MTNTLIQPDDTLTLWGIIVVWASVSIYLEQRYSWASKVSGAIIALVGAIALSNFKIIPMESPVYDAVWAVIIPLAIPLLLFHVNIKKIWTESGRLLILFLISSIGTVAGTILSFFLLKDHIPYLDKIGGMISASYVGGGVNFAAMTAKFDAPEDMVSATVVADNLMMAIYFVILMLIPTIGFFRKRYTTPHVEAVESGAGQEEGKTLAEGFWKRKDISLKDIAMAVGTAFFLVIVSFKLADFIDGLFPAEGADSGVMTVFQAILGDRYLVLTTLTFLVLALFPRYFERINGSQELGTFLIYLFFVVIGIPASILFIIKNAPLLLLFVFIIVMINMVVSLIGGKLMRANLEDILLASNANIGGPTTAAALAIAKGWKDLIGPILVVGTLGYIIGNYVGTMLGLWFSTII comes from the coding sequence GTGACGAATACATTGATTCAGCCTGACGACACGCTGACGCTCTGGGGTATCATCGTCGTCTGGGCGTCTGTCAGTATCTATCTGGAACAGCGCTACAGCTGGGCGTCGAAAGTGTCGGGGGCCATCATTGCGCTCGTCGGGGCGATCGCCTTGTCCAACTTCAAGATCATCCCGATGGAATCACCGGTCTATGACGCGGTCTGGGCGGTCATCATTCCGCTTGCGATCCCGCTTCTTCTGTTCCATGTCAACATCAAGAAGATCTGGACGGAGAGCGGCCGGCTGCTCATTCTGTTCCTGATCAGTTCAATCGGTACGGTGGCGGGAACCATCCTCAGCTTCTTTCTGCTGAAAGACCATATTCCCTACCTGGATAAAATCGGGGGCATGATCAGCGCCTCGTACGTCGGTGGAGGTGTTAACTTTGCGGCAATGACAGCGAAATTCGATGCGCCCGAAGATATGGTGTCCGCGACGGTTGTGGCGGATAATCTGATGATGGCCATCTATTTCGTCATCCTCATGCTGATTCCGACGATCGGTTTTTTCCGCAAACGCTACACGACACCGCATGTCGAAGCGGTGGAGAGCGGCGCAGGGCAGGAGGAAGGGAAGACACTCGCGGAAGGGTTCTGGAAGCGGAAGGATATCTCATTGAAAGATATCGCGATGGCGGTCGGCACGGCATTTTTCCTTGTCATCGTTTCGTTCAAACTGGCAGACTTCATCGATGGCCTGTTTCCTGCAGAAGGTGCGGATTCCGGGGTCATGACGGTTTTCCAGGCCATCCTCGGCGACCGGTATCTGGTGCTCACGACTCTTACATTCCTCGTGCTGGCCTTGTTCCCGCGCTATTTCGAGCGAATCAACGGCAGCCAGGAACTCGGGACATTCCTCATCTACCTGTTCTTCGTCGTGATCGGGATACCGGCATCGATCCTGTTCATCATCAAAAATGCGCCGCTGCTGCTCCTGTTCGTGTTCATCATTGTGATGATCAACATGGTCGTGTCACTCATCGGCGGCAAGCTGATGAGAGCGAATCTCGAAGACATCCTGCTTGCGAGCAATGCCAATATCGGCGGTCCGACAACCGCGGCGGCGCTGGCGATCGCCAAAGGCTGGAAAGACCTCATCGGTCCGATCCTCGTGGTCGGCACGCTTGGCTACATCATCGGCAACTATGTCGGCACCATGCTCGGGCTGTGGTTCTCCACAATCATCTGA
- a CDS encoding dipeptidase, whose product MKVFDLHSDLFTDIAFRRAAGERRVFDRLHAPVLRRAGVSSVICVFWVEPAFKDRPLKRFRELTEAVMADLAESEYAVIQPFHSVHTRSANSMEDKIQIYLGLEGVTFAEEELAQSGGTAAGLLDEVTDQQIQHTILVWNEHNAFATGTGAWNPRQSAGLTELGKQWITASSSKGVMVDVSHLDKMSFWDVMETVDGPVIASHSNARALCDHERNLTDDQIRAIAGTGGLIGLNAYGEFVDADEPTVDRFIDHAVHLKEVAGIDHVAFGFDFIKFLEVHPLGDDLNIYTDGLSSVKQVPALLKRMAERGFTEEEIEAISFRNAERFLHRMEERRRNL is encoded by the coding sequence ATGAAAGTGTTTGATCTGCATTCGGATTTGTTCACGGATATCGCGTTCCGGCGGGCGGCGGGGGAGCGCCGTGTGTTCGATAGGCTGCATGCGCCTGTTCTGCGGAGGGCCGGCGTCTCATCTGTCATCTGCGTCTTTTGGGTGGAACCTGCGTTCAAGGACCGTCCGCTCAAGCGATTCCGGGAATTGACCGAGGCGGTGATGGCGGACTTGGCGGAATCGGAGTACGCAGTCATCCAGCCTTTCCATTCCGTACATACTCGTTCTGCAAACAGTATGGAAGATAAGATCCAGATCTACCTCGGCCTGGAGGGCGTGACATTCGCGGAGGAGGAGCTTGCGCAAAGCGGCGGGACAGCTGCCGGACTCCTGGATGAAGTGACGGACCAGCAGATTCAGCATACCATCCTTGTCTGGAACGAACACAATGCGTTTGCGACGGGCACAGGCGCCTGGAATCCACGGCAGTCCGCCGGCCTCACGGAACTCGGGAAGCAATGGATCACGGCATCTTCAAGTAAAGGGGTGATGGTCGATGTGTCCCATCTGGATAAGATGAGTTTCTGGGATGTAATGGAAACCGTCGACGGCCCCGTGATCGCCTCCCACAGCAACGCCCGGGCCCTGTGTGACCATGAACGGAACCTGACGGACGACCAGATCCGCGCCATTGCGGGGACCGGCGGCCTGATCGGGCTGAATGCATACGGAGAATTTGTCGATGCGGATGAGCCGACTGTCGACCGGTTCATCGACCATGCAGTCCATCTGAAAGAAGTCGCAGGCATCGACCATGTGGCGTTCGGTTTTGACTTCATCAAATTCCTGGAGGTCCATCCGCTTGGCGATGACTTGAATATCTATACAGATGGCCTGTCATCAGTCAAACAGGTGCCGGCCCTTCTGAAACGGATGGCGGAACGCGGCTTTACGGAAGAAGAGATCGAAGCGATCAGTTTCAGGAATGCGGAGCGCTTCCTGCATAGGATGGAGGAAAGGAGGAGGAACTTGTGA